Within Deltaproteobacteria bacterium, the genomic segment CCTGCACTGGGTGTTAGATGTCGTGTTTCGCGAAGATGCCCGCCGGGTCTATGATCGCACGACGGCGGAGAACCGGGCGTTCCTCAACCGCTTGGCCGTCTCGCTCTTACGCGGGGACCCCGGCAAAGGTTCGCTCAAAGTTAAGCGCAAACGCCCAGGCTGGCACCTGTCCTACCTCGCCCAACTCCTCGGGTTTCCCTGCACTTGAAGCGCGTTTTCCGTGTTATCAACCCCATCTTCAACGGTATTGTCGAGGAAACGATTGTCATGACTACGGACAAAACGGACGTTGCCGGTCGTACCGGTCGCCGGGGTCCGCTTAAAGACGCAATTTTTGACCACATGAAAGCTTCGGTTCTGGAAATTCGTCGCAAAATCCGCCTCCGAGTTATTCGCTTCCAACCAGAAGCGATCCTCCACACGTAACCCTTCAATCCAGATATAGCGACGGTTAGACAAGACGATCCCGGTCTCCCCACCAAGGAGCACCTGCTCACTGCCGTGGTTCTTAAACGTAATATATTGGCCGGGGGCACCGGACGTCGATGGAGCCAACGGTTCATTGTAGGAGCCTTCGCGAAGTATTACTGTCGTGCCTGGAGTCGCAGCCGCGGCAGCCTCGGCAATAGTCTTATAGGCAGTGTCGGTCCCTGAACCACACGATCGTGAGGACGGATTGTATTTTGCGCAGGAGGCCGAGGAAGTTTTCAGGTCGACATAGATCGTCCCGGCGGCCCATGCCAGCCTCGGCACGAAGCTGAAGCTACAGAAAGTCATCAGTCCAAAGGCATAAACACAAGCAAAAAATTTTGCTTGCAGACTCTTCTGTCCCTCCTGCATTCGGGTGTTTTCGTTGGATGTTGATTTCTTCATGAGTGTATGTCCCTCCGGTATTGCTGGTATTACAACAGTCTAGCGATCAGCTCTTTCGCCCTCCCTCAACTCTCCAACCGCTTCCTCCTTCAATCGCCACTTCGTGTCGACGGCAGTATAAAGTGTGGCCCAGGGTTTACAAAACCCCGGAAGCCGCCCTGACACATTGCCATCCTTCTCCCATTCTGGCACCATAGCCGGATTGCAAAACTAAAAGCCGAGCCTCAACGCAGGCTATTTAGGATACATCATGGCACGAATTCTTGATTTACATCTCCACTCAGAAGCATCGGATGACAGCCGCGCTCCCGTCGAAGCCTATTTGAAATGGCTCGCCCGTAAGCGCGAGGAACGCCCACTTGAGGGGCTCGTCTTAACCGAACATCGGCAGTTCAACAAATCTGGCGAGTATCGCGACCTCGAAGATAAGTATGGCATGCTTATTCTCAAGGCTTCGGAGATCGAAACCGAATATGGTCATATCCTTGTCTACGGTGTCAATGACGACATTTTGAAGCGCTACGATTTCAAGAATGTCCGCCTTCCTGCTCAAGAATTGATTACCGAGGTTGCACGCATGGGTGGCATTGCCATGCCCTGCCATCCCGGACGACCAACCGTAGGACTGATTGAACATTACCAAACCAAACCCCCGCTCGAAGGTGTCATTGGAGTCGAAGCCCTCAACGGTGGCAGTAAAAAGGGCGAGAACGAACGGGTCGCCGAACTTCTCGATCAATACGGTTATCATGCGTTTGGCGGTAGTGATTCACACTTAGTAAGCTTCATCGGCCTCTGTGCCACTGAATTTGATCGCGACATCAACTCTATGGAAGATTTAGTCGATACCCTGCGTACGGGCGGCTATCGTCCAGTCGATTTTCGTCCTCAGCGTCAGCAGGTTGATTCTTCTGCCTCTTAAGGAAGTGTACTTATGGCTCTCGACTTTGATAAATCTATTCTGGGTAAAGTCTTCGACGAAACTGCGTTTCCTCCGATTACGAAGGAAGAGATTCTCGAATTTGCCGCTGCCCTTGGGGAAACCAATCCACTCTATACGGATGAAACTGTCGCTCGTCAGGGGCATCACAAAGAGTTAGTTGCTCCTCCGACCTTTGTCACGAAACTCCGCCCCAATAAATTCTCCCCTGAGAACCTGCCGAAGTTCGGCAAAGTTGGATTTGATGGGGGGCGCGATCTCGAAGTATTCGCGCAGGTTCGTCCGGGAGACTCGCTCACCATGTTGAGCACCATTCATGAGATCTACGAAAAGACTGGCCGTACGGGCTCGATGTATTTCATTGTCATTCGCAACGAAGTCAAGAATCAAAAGAACGAGAAGGTTGCGGTCATTGATCATAGGATTATGCAACGATGAGCACTGTATATTTTGAAGAGATCGAAGAAGGCGACGAGATTACACCGATCGATATGCCGTTGAGCAAAGATCAGGTGCGGCGATATGCCAAGACGGCCAATATGTATGTCGCGCGCTTTACCGATGACGAGGGCGCAAAAGCAGAAGGCCTGCCTGGGATGATTGCGCCTGGCGTCATGAGCATGGGCCTGTTGGCGCGCATGATTAGTGACTGGAATCAAGCCGCGGAAATCAAACGGATTGGCACAACCTTTCGTAGTCCAGTATTACCTGACAGGAACATTCATCTACGCGGCGCGGTGACCCAAAAACATGACGCCGATCATACGGTCGAATGCGACCTGTGGATGGAGAACGATGACGGCGAGCGTTGGGTCATCGGCACCGCTACAGTTGCCGTGCCTAGTAAAGCGTAGGGCGGAACGTTCACGTCGAGATATCAAACGATCCTCGTCTTTTTACCTTGCGGAAAAGACGGGGCTCTCTGAGCGATTTTTCGCAACGCTCAGGAATGACACGACCACAAGGGTACAGCATAAAGTGAACGAACGTTCCGTAGTTCGGTTAAAAGAGGCGATGTATCTCCAACCGCCTCCTGAGTTATTCCCCCACACTGTGTTCGTAACCACAGCAAAGAAGTAAAATAGTCCGTTTTGAATGCGGGGGCAGGTTGCTGGTCCCCTGAGAATCCACAACCTGCATGAGAAGG encodes:
- a CDS encoding MaoC family dehydratase is translated as MALDFDKSILGKVFDETAFPPITKEEILEFAAALGETNPLYTDETVARQGHHKELVAPPTFVTKLRPNKFSPENLPKFGKVGFDGGRDLEVFAQVRPGDSLTMLSTIHEIYEKTGRTGSMYFIVIRNEVKNQKNEKVAVIDHRIMQR